From a region of the Fusobacterium sp. FSA-380-WT-3A genome:
- the corA gene encoding magnesium/cobalt transporter CorA produces MNKKVGLQPGSLIYTGSIDKNTEIPITQYSYNNKSFNKTHFLYKDNFSANLKENFKTWIDIDGIHNIDLIKKIGEKFKIDSLILEDLLNNSQRPKLEVRENFIFITLKMITHNKALNKYEYEQVSFILFKNLLLSFQEKPNNIFDNIKLRIENNIGVLSSKDEDYLLYALIDRIVDNYFLIIEDLEEKIQNLEIQISTNPTKEAFEDILIQKKELLKVKKSIFPLRELVSKFSDVKVRDFIQNDISIYLIDLQDHIIIINESIDFLFNRENDLIQLYHSTLSNNMNEVMKVLAMISTIFIPLSFLAGVYGMNFQFMPELTWKYGYFIILIIIFIIFAGSILFFKKKKWW; encoded by the coding sequence ATGAATAAAAAAGTCGGTCTTCAACCTGGTAGTTTAATTTATACTGGTTCTATAGATAAAAATACTGAAATACCAATCACACAATACTCTTATAATAATAAATCTTTTAATAAAACTCATTTTTTATATAAAGATAATTTTTCTGCAAATTTAAAGGAAAATTTTAAAACTTGGATAGATATAGATGGCATCCATAATATTGATTTAATAAAAAAGATTGGGGAAAAGTTTAAAATAGATTCTTTAATACTAGAAGATTTATTAAATAATTCCCAAAGACCAAAATTAGAAGTTAGAGAAAATTTTATTTTTATAACTTTAAAAATGATAACTCATAATAAAGCACTTAATAAATACGAATATGAACAAGTTTCCTTTATTTTATTTAAAAATTTGCTACTTTCGTTTCAAGAAAAACCTAACAATATTTTTGATAATATAAAATTAAGAATAGAAAATAATATTGGCGTTCTTTCTAGTAAAGACGAGGATTATCTTCTATATGCTCTTATTGATAGAATTGTTGATAATTATTTTTTAATAATAGAGGATTTGGAAGAAAAAATACAAAATTTAGAAATACAAATTAGTACTAATCCTACTAAAGAAGCTTTTGAAGATATTTTAATACAGAAAAAAGAGTTATTAAAAGTTAAAAAATCTATATTTCCTTTAAGAGAGCTCGTTTCAAAATTTTCTGATGTCAAAGTAAGAGATTTTATTCAAAATGATATAAGTATATACCTTATTGACTTACAAGACCATATTATCATTATAAATGAAAGTATTGATTTTCTATTTAATAGAGAAAATGATTTAATTCAACTTTATCATTCTACTTTGAGTAACAATATGAATGAAGTTATGAAAGTTCTTGCAATGATTTCTACAATCTTTATTCCTCTTAGTTTTTTAGCAGGAGTTTATGGAATGAATTTTCAATTTATGCCTGAACTTACTTGGAAATATGGTTATTTTATAATTCTTATTATTATATTTATTATTTTTGCTGGAAGTATTTTATTCTTTAAAAAGAAAAAATGGTGGTAA
- a CDS encoding transcriptional regulator: protein MNKKETLNFLKKLAEGISVTFGPDCETVIHDLRSKDEVIVAIYNGHVTGRNVGDKLNLLGVYELEEMENGKDFYNCLCKTNDGRLIKSTTVHFKSNEFHYAFGINFDYTKFFDVSKVLSAFMKTGVDVTKVVNENPNEKMFEEIYKEAIKYFSKDPKTMNKKEKLDFIIYIKDHGGFSLKKSVVNLAKNMEVTRFTIYNYLKELGINPKDCK from the coding sequence ATGAATAAAAAAGAGACACTTAATTTTTTAAAAAAATTAGCAGAAGGAATATCAGTTACTTTTGGTCCTGATTGTGAAACTGTTATTCATGATTTGAGATCCAAAGATGAAGTAATAGTTGCTATTTATAATGGACATGTAACAGGAAGAAATGTGGGAGATAAATTAAATCTTTTAGGAGTATATGAACTAGAAGAAATGGAAAATGGAAAAGATTTTTATAACTGTCTTTGCAAAACAAATGATGGAAGACTTATAAAATCAACAACTGTTCATTTTAAATCAAATGAATTTCATTATGCTTTTGGAATAAATTTTGATTACACTAAATTTTTTGATGTAAGTAAAGTATTATCTGCTTTTATGAAAACAGGAGTAGATGTGACAAAAGTTGTAAATGAAAATCCAAATGAAAAAATGTTTGAGGAAATTTATAAAGAAGCAATAAAATATTTTTCAAAAGACCCAAAAACTATGAATAAAAAAGAAAAATTAGATTTTATCATTTATATAAAAGACCATGGAGGTTTCTCTTTAAAGAAAAGTGTTGTAAACTTAGCTAAAAATATGGAAGTTACAAGATTTACAATATATAATTATCTGAAAGAATTAGGAATAAATCCAAAAGATTGTAAATAG
- the nagA gene encoding N-acetylglucosamine-6-phosphate deacetylase — protein sequence MESLVLKNGKILLEDRVIDGSLLVVDGIIKKIVEDKYKEELIGDKVVDLDKKLVIPGFVDVHIHGCDGADTMDLSVESLKKMSKFVATKGVTNFLPTTLTSPKDELKEALRCIGELQNKDIDGANIFGAHMEGPYFDVAFKGAQDDRFMLKATIEELQEYLDVKEGVLKLMSLSASDDSYLEPIKFLRKNGVISSIGHSNGDYDNVVKAVKAGLSHSTHTFNGMKGFTHRELGIAGGVLVTDEINAEVIFDGIHVHPKAVDLLIRAKGTDKVVLITDAMSATGLKDGDYKLGKLDVYVKDSQARLKSNNALAGSVLTMDKAFKNVLSLGYTIFDAVKMSSTNACKEFGINAGKIEIGKRGDFAILDSDKNVVMTIVGGKIKFQI from the coding sequence ATGGAAAGTTTAGTATTAAAAAATGGTAAAATTCTTTTGGAAGATAGAGTTATTGATGGAAGTCTTTTAGTAGTTGATGGAATAATAAAAAAAATAGTAGAAGATAAATATAAGGAAGAATTAATAGGAGATAAAGTAGTTGATTTAGATAAAAAATTAGTTATTCCAGGATTTGTAGATGTACATATTCATGGATGTGATGGAGCAGATACAATGGATTTATCTGTAGAATCTCTTAAAAAAATGTCTAAATTTGTTGCAACAAAAGGAGTTACAAATTTTTTACCTACAACACTTACAAGTCCTAAAGACGAATTGAAAGAAGCTTTAAGATGTATAGGAGAACTACAAAATAAAGATATTGATGGAGCAAATATTTTTGGGGCACATATGGAAGGACCTTATTTTGATGTTGCCTTCAAAGGAGCTCAAGATGATAGATTTATGTTAAAGGCTACCATTGAAGAATTACAAGAATATTTAGATGTTAAAGAAGGGGTTTTAAAATTAATGTCACTTTCAGCAAGTGATGATTCATATTTAGAACCAATTAAATTTTTAAGAAAAAATGGTGTAATTTCTTCTATAGGACATTCAAATGGAGATTATGATAATGTAGTAAAAGCTGTAAAAGCTGGTCTTTCTCATTCAACTCATACATTTAATGGTATGAAGGGATTTACTCATAGAGAGTTAGGAATAGCTGGTGGAGTATTAGTAACTGATGAAATAAACGCAGAAGTTATATTTGATGGAATACATGTTCATCCAAAAGCTGTAGATTTACTTATAAGAGCAAAAGGAACAGATAAAGTTGTATTAATAACTGATGCTATGTCAGCTACAGGACTTAAAGATGGAGATTACAAACTTGGAAAATTAGATGTATATGTAAAAGATAGTCAAGCAAGATTAAAAAGTAATAATGCTTTAGCAGGAAGTGTTCTTACAATGGATAAAGCATTTAAAAATGTATTATCTTTAGGATATACAATATTTGATGCTGTAAAAATGTCAAGTACAAATGCTTGTAAAGAATTTGGAATAAATGCTGGAAAAATCGAAATCGGAAAAAGAGGAGATTTTGCAATATTAGATTCTGATAAAAATGTAGTTATGACAATTGTTGGTGGAAAAATAAAATTTCAAATTTAA
- a CDS encoding RluA family pseudouridine synthase — translation MKNLSIKVKENDELMKFLIENLPGKNRNNIKSLLKNGQILVNGVRTSQFNHLLKDGDEVIISASRMTENHLQGIKIIFEDEDIIVIEKPEGMLSIATDKERERTAYNIVKEYIKSKNPQEKLFIVHRLDKGTSGVMIFAKTEGMQQVLQTNWQNFVKERKYVAVVEGKVEKDRDTIISYLKENNAMVTFSSPVEIEGSKKAITHYEVLKRSRAYSLVEANIETGRKNQIRVHMQGLGHSIIGDKKYGAKTNPLRRLGLHARTIVFKHPRTNKILSFETKIPVRFSAMFKIK, via the coding sequence TTGAAAAATTTAAGTATAAAAGTCAAAGAAAATGATGAATTAATGAAATTTTTGATAGAAAATTTACCTGGAAAAAATAGAAATAATATAAAATCTTTATTGAAAAATGGACAAATTTTAGTAAATGGAGTGAGAACTTCTCAGTTTAACCACTTATTGAAAGATGGAGATGAAGTCATAATATCGGCTTCAAGAATGACTGAGAATCATTTACAAGGAATAAAAATAATTTTTGAAGATGAAGATATCATAGTTATAGAAAAGCCTGAAGGAATGTTATCTATTGCTACAGATAAAGAAAGAGAAAGAACAGCTTATAATATAGTTAAAGAATATATAAAATCAAAAAATCCACAAGAAAAATTATTTATTGTTCATAGATTAGATAAAGGAACTTCAGGGGTAATGATATTTGCAAAAACTGAAGGGATGCAACAAGTACTTCAAACTAACTGGCAAAATTTTGTAAAAGAAAGAAAATATGTGGCAGTTGTAGAGGGAAAAGTTGAAAAAGATAGAGATACAATAATATCTTATTTAAAAGAAAATAATGCAATGGTAACTTTCTCGAGTCCTGTGGAAATAGAAGGTTCTAAAAAAGCAATAACACATTATGAAGTTTTAAAAAGAAGTAGAGCTTATTCATTAGTAGAAGCTAATATAGAAACTGGTAGAAAAAATCAAATTAGAGTGCATATGCAGGGATTAGGACATAGTATTATAGGGGATAAGAAGTATGGAGCTAAAACAAATCCTCTTAGAAGATTAGGATTACATGCTAGAACTATCGTATTTAAACATCCTAGAACAAATAAAATACTTTCTTTTGAAACAAAAATACCAGTAAGATTTTCAGCAATGTTCAAAATAAAATAA
- a CDS encoding DUF523 domain-containing protein, which yields MIGISSCLCGINCKYSGKNNLNPIFLEILNKGEAIPICPEQLGGLPTPRIPAEIQKDKKGKIKVITKNNTDVTKEYFLGAERALKILKALEIDTVILKSKSPSCGYGKIYDGTFSKNLIEGNGITVDLLLKNNIKVINDEDYIKNK from the coding sequence ATGATAGGGATTAGTAGTTGCCTTTGTGGAATAAATTGTAAATATAGTGGAAAAAATAACTTAAATCCAATATTTTTAGAAATATTAAATAAAGGGGAAGCTATTCCAATATGTCCAGAGCAATTAGGAGGACTTCCAACTCCAAGAATTCCAGCTGAGATTCAAAAAGATAAAAAAGGAAAAATTAAAGTAATTACGAAAAATAACACAGATGTAACTAAAGAATATTTTTTAGGAGCAGAGAGAGCTTTAAAGATTTTAAAAGCTTTAGAAATAGATACAGTAATTTTAAAAAGTAAAAGCCCTTCATGTGGATATGGAAAAATCTATGATGGGACTTTTTCTAAAAATTTAATAGAGGGAAATGGGATTACTGTTGATTTACTTTTAAAAAATAATATAAAAGTTATAAATGATGAGGATTACATAAAAAATAAGTAG
- the glgB gene encoding 1,4-alpha-glucan branching protein GlgB, with protein sequence MISKEIKEFGEEMRLFHSAINHRLYYSLGCHLKTENGKKGVEFKVWAPNAKDVKVVGTFNKWDGSKHRMFYNGYHGVWSIFIPEIKEGDIYKYEITSKDGKTFLKSDPFAFYSELRPGTASIVKDIFKPFNWEDKEWLDKREKWNPFEGPMNIYEVHLGSWKRKLESEIVKIDKPDLEKSQEELKAESGFLDYKEICDKLLPYVLEMGYTHVEIMPLSEHPLDASWGYQAIGYYSLTSRYGDPEGFKYFVNEFHKAGIGVILDWVPGHFCKDSHGLYKFDGTPLYEYPDEYRAENKGWGTANFNLGSPEVRSFLISNAVFLFDIYHIDGIRADAVSNIIYLEYGHPEVRGLKNKYGGTEDLESIEFLRLLNGTIFTEFKNPLMIAEEATAWPLVTRPPYVGGLGFNYKWNMGWMNDMLKYMEMDPIYRQYHHNLVTFSLMYCFSENYILSISHDEVVHGKKSVLDKMFGKYEDKFASLRMFLGYMYGHPGKKLNFMGTEIGQFMEWRFYEELEWKMLKYPMHDSIKTYVKDLNHLYKREKALWEQDTTYDGFKWIDHSNYQESIISFVRKSKDEKDFLLFVCNFTPVPHFDYLVGSEVLVDYEEIFNSDRDIYAGTNILNGNDIKVMEKNINGIPYAIKLNIPPLSTIILKPKFREKELLKKIDKEKLRKKDINLNK encoded by the coding sequence ATGATATCAAAGGAGATTAAAGAATTTGGCGAAGAAATGAGACTATTTCATTCAGCAATAAATCACAGGCTTTATTATAGCTTAGGTTGTCACTTAAAAACAGAAAATGGGAAAAAAGGGGTAGAGTTTAAAGTATGGGCTCCAAATGCAAAAGATGTAAAGGTTGTAGGAACTTTTAATAAATGGGATGGTTCTAAACATAGAATGTTTTATAATGGTTATCATGGAGTATGGAGTATATTTATTCCTGAGATAAAAGAGGGGGATATATATAAATATGAGATTACTTCAAAAGATGGAAAAACATTTTTAAAATCAGACCCTTTTGCTTTTTATTCAGAACTTAGGCCTGGCACAGCTTCTATAGTAAAAGATATTTTTAAACCATTTAATTGGGAAGATAAAGAATGGTTAGATAAAAGAGAAAAATGGAATCCATTTGAAGGACCTATGAATATATATGAAGTCCATTTAGGTTCATGGAAAAGAAAACTAGAATCAGAAATAGTAAAAATTGATAAACCAGATTTAGAAAAAAGTCAGGAAGAATTAAAGGCTGAAAGTGGATTTTTAGATTACAAAGAAATTTGTGATAAACTTTTACCATATGTACTAGAAATGGGATATACTCATGTGGAAATTATGCCACTATCAGAACATCCTTTAGATGCTTCATGGGGCTATCAAGCAATAGGTTATTATTCATTAACAAGTAGATATGGAGACCCTGAAGGATTTAAATATTTTGTAAATGAATTTCATAAGGCTGGAATTGGTGTTATTCTTGACTGGGTTCCAGGGCATTTTTGTAAAGATTCACATGGACTATATAAATTTGACGGAACTCCTCTTTATGAATATCCAGATGAATATAGGGCAGAAAATAAAGGTTGGGGAACAGCCAATTTTAATTTAGGAAGTCCAGAAGTAAGAAGTTTTTTAATATCAAATGCAGTATTTTTATTTGATATTTATCATATAGATGGAATTAGAGCCGATGCAGTATCTAATATTATATATTTAGAATATGGTCATCCTGAAGTTAGAGGATTAAAAAATAAATATGGTGGTACAGAAGATTTAGAATCCATTGAATTTTTAAGACTATTAAATGGTACTATATTTACAGAATTTAAAAATCCTCTTATGATAGCAGAAGAAGCTACAGCTTGGCCATTAGTAACAAGGCCACCTTATGTAGGAGGACTTGGATTTAATTATAAATGGAATATGGGTTGGATGAATGATATGCTGAAATATATGGAGATGGACCCTATATATAGACAATATCATCATAATTTAGTTACATTTTCTCTGATGTATTGTTTCTCAGAAAATTATATACTTTCTATCTCTCATGATGAAGTTGTACATGGAAAAAAATCTGTTCTTGATAAGATGTTTGGAAAATATGAAGATAAATTTGCAAGTCTTAGAATGTTTTTAGGATATATGTATGGACATCCTGGAAAAAAATTAAATTTTATGGGAACAGAGATTGGGCAATTTATGGAATGGAGATTTTATGAAGAGTTAGAGTGGAAGATGTTAAAATATCCAATGCATGATAGTATAAAAACTTATGTAAAAGACTTAAATCATCTTTATAAGAGAGAAAAAGCTTTATGGGAACAAGATACAACTTATGATGGATTTAAGTGGATAGACCATAGTAACTATCAAGAAAGTATAATATCTTTTGTAAGAAAAAGTAAAGATGAAAAGGATTTTTTACTATTTGTATGTAATTTTACTCCAGTTCCACATTTTGATTATTTAGTTGGAAGTGAAGTATTAGTTGACTATGAGGAAATATTTAATAGTGATAGAGACATTTATGCAGGAACAAATATTTTAAATGGTAATGATATAAAGGTAATGGAAAAAAATATAAATGGTATCCCTTATGCAATAAAATTAAATATTCCACCATTATCAACAATTATATTAAAACCAAAATTTAGAGAGAAAGAACTATTAAAAAAAATAGATAAAGAAAAATTAAGAAAAAAAGATATAAATTTAAACAAATAA
- a CDS encoding glucose-1-phosphate adenylyltransferase, whose product MMKKEMIAMILAGGQGSRLKLLTKNIAKPAVPFGGKYRIIDFPLSNCTNSGIDTVGILVQYKPKALNNYIGIGASWDLNRNFGGVSILPPYMQEDGGWWYKGTANSIYQNIDFIDDYDPEYVLILSGDHIYKMDYNKMLEYHKSRNADATIAVLNVTLEEASRFGIMNVKNEDEIYEFEEKPAHPKSTLASMGIYIFNWKVLKKALIEDEANENSSNDFGKDIIPKLLGENKKLIAYPFEGYWKDVGTVESLWEANMDLLGEEPKFDIFDKNWRIFSKSTNKPSQVIGHNAVIANSLVTEGCVIKGTVENSILFQGVVVEEGALVKDSVIMCDSVIKKDSVVERAICGRHVVVEDCKKVIGGKEIALIEEDRIVSEDVK is encoded by the coding sequence ATTATGAAAAAAGAAATGATAGCTATGATATTAGCAGGAGGTCAAGGTAGTAGACTAAAACTTCTTACTAAAAATATTGCAAAGCCTGCAGTTCCATTTGGAGGAAAATATAGAATCATAGATTTCCCTTTAAGTAACTGTACAAACTCAGGGATTGATACTGTTGGGATTCTGGTTCAATATAAACCAAAAGCTTTAAATAATTATATTGGTATTGGGGCATCATGGGATTTAAACAGAAACTTTGGTGGAGTTAGTATATTACCACCATATATGCAAGAAGATGGTGGATGGTGGTATAAAGGTACTGCTAACTCAATTTATCAAAATATTGATTTTATAGACGATTATGACCCTGAATATGTTTTAATCCTTTCAGGAGATCATATTTATAAAATGGATTATAACAAAATGTTAGAGTATCACAAATCAAGAAATGCAGATGCTACAATAGCAGTTTTAAATGTTACTCTAGAAGAAGCAAGTAGATTTGGAATTATGAACGTTAAAAATGAAGATGAGATTTATGAATTTGAAGAAAAACCAGCTCATCCAAAAAGTACATTAGCTTCTATGGGAATTTATATTTTCAATTGGAAAGTATTGAAAAAAGCTTTAATAGAAGACGAAGCAAATGAGAACTCATCTAATGACTTTGGAAAAGACATTATACCAAAATTATTAGGAGAAAATAAAAAACTTATAGCTTATCCATTTGAAGGATACTGGAAAGATGTTGGAACAGTAGAAAGCTTATGGGAAGCAAATATGGACTTATTAGGAGAAGAACCTAAATTTGATATCTTTGATAAAAATTGGAGAATTTTCTCAAAATCTACAAATAAACCAAGTCAAGTTATAGGACATAATGCAGTTATTGCTAACTCACTTGTTACAGAAGGTTGTGTAATTAAAGGAACAGTAGAAAATTCTATATTATTCCAAGGAGTAGTAGTAGAAGAAGGAGCATTAGTAAAAGATTCTGTTATTATGTGTGACTCTGTAATTAAAAAAGATTCAGTAGTTGAAAGAGCTATTTGTGGAAGACATGTAGTAGTAGAAGATTGTAAAAAAGTTATTGGTGGAAAAGAAATTGCTTTAATTGAAGAAGATAGAATAGTATCAGAAGATGTAAAATAA
- the glgD gene encoding glucose-1-phosphate adenylyltransferase subunit GlgD produces MLNNCFGILSATESRDNLRRLTAHRAVASIPIGGKYRIVDFGLSNMVNAGIKLVGILTQTDSRSLRDHIGSGGAWDLNRRSKGLYMFHDKRSQAVSYDLQILRDNKEFLNKVKEEYVVFASTYLIANVDIEDAVRKHQESGAVVTVVYKHVEDADKKYLDCGLLQISPTGEVFGVEKNNGKEQIANVSMEIFIMKKEYLESLIDKVAYADYARTLKSVIYENLGKISVRGYEHKGYLGCVNSLLTYYKTNMDMLDKEITKDLFFKEERAIYSKSKDSVPTKYYKESKVSNSLISNGCVIKGSIKDSVIARSVTIEEGAEVENCIILQNCTIKSGCKIKNVIMDKNVVLAEGTELRGSTIYPLIIEKEASK; encoded by the coding sequence ATGTTAAATAATTGTTTTGGAATATTAAGTGCTACAGAAAGTAGAGATAACTTAAGAAGATTAACAGCTCATAGAGCAGTAGCTTCTATACCTATTGGTGGAAAATATAGAATAGTAGATTTTGGTTTATCTAATATGGTTAATGCTGGGATAAAATTAGTAGGAATTTTAACTCAAACAGATAGTAGATCACTAAGAGACCATATTGGAAGTGGAGGAGCTTGGGATTTAAATAGAAGAAGTAAAGGGCTTTATATGTTTCATGATAAAAGAAGTCAAGCTGTAAGCTATGATTTACAAATTCTAAGAGATAATAAAGAATTTTTGAATAAAGTAAAAGAGGAATATGTTGTATTTGCATCTACTTATTTAATTGCCAATGTAGATATAGAAGATGCTGTTAGAAAACATCAAGAGTCTGGAGCAGTTGTAACAGTAGTCTATAAACATGTTGAAGATGCTGATAAAAAATATTTAGATTGTGGATTATTACAAATAAGTCCTACAGGAGAAGTTTTTGGTGTAGAAAAAAATAATGGAAAAGAACAAATAGCTAATGTATCTATGGAAATATTCATTATGAAAAAAGAATATTTAGAATCATTAATAGATAAAGTAGCTTATGCTGACTATGCTAGAACATTAAAATCAGTTATTTATGAAAATTTAGGAAAAATTTCTGTAAGAGGATATGAACATAAAGGATATTTAGGATGCGTAAACTCTCTTCTTACTTATTATAAAACAAATATGGATATGTTAGATAAAGAGATAACTAAAGATTTATTCTTTAAAGAAGAAAGAGCAATTTATTCTAAATCTAAAGATTCTGTTCCTACAAAATATTATAAAGAATCAAAAGTTAGTAATTCATTAATTTCTAATGGTTGTGTAATAAAAGGAAGTATAAAAGATAGTGTTATTGCTAGGTCAGTTACTATTGAAGAGGGAGCAGAAGTTGAAAACTGTATAATTCTTCAAAATTGTACGATAAAAAGTGGATGTAAAATTAAAAATGTTATAATGGATAAAAATGTTGTATTAGCTGAAGGAACTGAACTTAGAGGAAGTACAATTTATCCATTAATAATAGAAAAAGAAGCTTCTAAATAA
- the glgA gene encoding glycogen synthase GlgA, translating to MKVLFAASEAAPFLKTGGLADVAYALPKALKKLNIDVRVIIPKYGKIAEEFKEKMEKIAEFKVPVGWRNQYCGLETLEYDGVTFYFLDNEYYFKRPEPYGHYDDGEIFTFFSRAILETLKYLNDFKPDVIHCNDWHTGVLPLFLKTHYSYDIRYQGIKTIYTIHNLKYQGVFSKTVLGELLGLDDSFFRENAIKFYDGISFMKAGIMYSDIVNTVSKSYAEEIRTPYFGENLDGLLNGISYKLYGIVNGIDYDEHNPLTDKNIYKQYDKENLDLKVVNKLELQKDLGLPVKEDVPMIGLVSRLVSQKGLDLIKRVMDEILSLDVQFVVIGTGDKAYEDMFRYYTYKYKNKMVGFIGFDNRLAKRVYAGADLFLMPSQFEPCGIGQLIALRYGTLPIVRETGGLKDTVTPYNQYDGTGNGFSFTNYNAHDMLHVIEGAVELYKDKKVWRKLQVNAMSSDISWKESAEEYKKLYEKLM from the coding sequence ATGAAAGTTTTATTCGCTGCTTCTGAGGCTGCTCCTTTTCTAAAAACAGGAGGATTGGCAGATGTTGCTTATGCTTTACCAAAAGCATTAAAAAAATTAAATATTGATGTGAGAGTTATTATTCCAAAATATGGAAAAATAGCTGAAGAATTTAAAGAAAAAATGGAAAAAATAGCAGAGTTTAAAGTTCCAGTAGGATGGAGAAATCAATATTGTGGACTTGAAACTTTAGAGTATGATGGAGTTACTTTTTATTTTTTAGATAATGAATATTATTTTAAAAGACCAGAACCATATGGACATTATGATGATGGAGAAATATTTACATTCTTTTCTAGAGCAATATTAGAAACTCTAAAATATTTAAATGATTTTAAACCTGATGTTATTCATTGTAATGACTGGCATACAGGAGTACTTCCATTATTTTTAAAAACACATTATAGTTATGATATTAGATATCAAGGAATAAAAACAATATATACAATTCATAATTTAAAATATCAAGGAGTATTTTCAAAAACAGTTTTAGGAGAATTATTAGGTTTAGATGATTCATTCTTTAGAGAAAATGCAATAAAATTCTATGATGGCATCTCATTTATGAAAGCTGGAATAATGTATTCTGATATAGTTAACACAGTAAGTAAATCTTATGCTGAAGAAATAAGAACTCCATATTTTGGAGAAAACTTAGATGGATTATTAAATGGAATAAGTTATAAATTATATGGAATTGTAAATGGTATTGACTATGATGAGCATAACCCTTTAACAGATAAAAATATATATAAGCAATATGATAAAGAAAATCTAGATTTGAAAGTTGTGAATAAATTGGAATTACAAAAAGATTTAGGTTTACCTGTTAAAGAAGATGTTCCTATGATAGGTTTAGTATCAAGATTAGTGTCTCAAAAAGGGCTTGATTTAATAAAAAGAGTAATGGATGAAATTTTAAGTCTTGATGTCCAATTTGTAGTTATTGGTACTGGTGATAAAGCATATGAAGACATGTTTAGATACTATACTTATAAATATAAAAATAAAATGGTAGGATTTATAGGATTTGATAATAGACTAGCTAAAAGAGTCTATGCAGGAGCTGATTTATTCTTAATGCCTTCACAATTTGAACCTTGTGGAATAGGACAATTAATAGCATTAAGATATGGAACTTTACCAATAGTAAGAGAAACAGGTGGATTAAAAGATACAGTTACACCATATAATCAGTATGATGGAACAGGTAATGGATTCTCATTTACAAATTATAATGCTCATGATATGCTTCATGTGATAGAAGGAGCTGTAGAACTTTATAAAGATAAAAAAGTATGGAGAAAATTACAAGTAAATGCTATGAGTTCTGATATTAGTTGGAAAGAATCAGCTGAAGAATATAAAAAATTATATGAAAAATTGATGTAA